cctctctacccagtacagccagaagaggactggcccacccctcagagcctgcgttcctctctacccagcacagccagaagaggactggcccaccccacagagcctggttcctctctaggtttctaatctccacccggcacagccagaagaggactggccaccccacatagcctggttcctctctaggtttctgtacagcactttgaaatattagctgatgtaagaagggctttataaatacatttgatttggtcgTATGCTGCAACAGCCCGTCCTTGACAAGGACCAGTGCGttctgagatgccgttctgcaaaCCCACTGTTGGTTGTAGTGCCtccatttgtctgtttgtggccctcCTGTTAGCTCAACCCACTGTTTGGTGTAGCGCCTcccatttgtctgtttgtggccctcCTGTTAGCTCAACCCACTGTTGGTTTGTAGTGCCtccatttgtctgtttgtggccctcCTGTTAGCTCAACCCACTGTTGGTTTAGTTGTGCCTCcattgtctgtttgtggccctcCTGTTAGCTCAACCCACTGTTGGGGTGTAGTGCCtccatttgtctgtttgtggcccaccTGTTAGCTCGAAACCATTCCTACCATTCTCCTTGGACCTCTCTCATCAACCAGCTGTTTtccacccacaggactgccgctgactggacgTTCCTCGTTTTGTCGCACCGTTCTCGGTAAACGCTAGACACAGTCGTGAAAAGCCCAGGGTGGCGTTCCGTTTCTGAGATATTGGATCCGActcctggcaccgacgatcacaCCGCAAAGCCTCTACGGTCACTAGTTCTTGCCACCGACGATCACACCGCCAAAGCCTCTACGTTCACTAGTTCTGCCACCGACGATCACACCGCAAAGCCTCTACGTTCACTAGTTCTGCCACGACGATCACACCACAAAGCCTCTACGGGTCACTAGTTCTGCCACCGACGATCACACCACAAAGCCTCTACGTTCACTAGTTCTGCCACCGACGATCACACCACAAAGCCTCTACGTTCACTAGTTCTGCCACCGACTCTCACATCGCAAAGCCTCTACGGTCACTAGTTCTGCCACCGACGATCACACCGCAAAGCCTCTACGGTCACTAGTTCTGCCACCGACGATCACACCACAAAGCCTCTACGTTCACTAGTTCTGCCACCGACGATCACACCGCAAAGCCTCTACGGTCACTAGTTCTGCCACTGACGATCACACCACAAAGCCTCTACGTTCACTAGTTCTGCCACCGACGATCACACCGCAAAGCCTCTACGGTCACTAGTTCTGCCACCGACGATCACACCGCAAAGCCTCAAACCCATTTTAGTAaacagggtggtgtacctaataaactgtccggtgaGTGTATATAATATAGAAAATATCTATATGCAGGtgtagctttgtgtgtgtgtgtgtgttagtgctgagtgattaaccAAAATGTTGATTCATTTTGAGCTTTTAAACAACTAACTGACCAACATTAGTTcaatttcttaattccatttcgTTCAGTTTTTTTTACGTGAGCTCAATGCGCAGTTtttctagagataaatcagatcaagcccgaactgtgcgttgtagtagggagttgtagttttcaaacaggccaatattctacatagttagCTCAGAAAACATGGtaataattaactacaatgaccataatccttTGCACGcctagagaagagagaagaacgTGCGATCAAGAGCAGTTTCTTCGTGAGGTAATCTCTACCCGGAAATACAGGATCTAAGTGATTTGATAGTTGATATTCAGCAGTCATTAAATAATACCTTGTTTACTACAAATAAATACTAAAACAGTGTTTTTGTGCAGACAGCAGCTCTGTGAGACGAGacgatgacttggaatgaaataataaagtcatccaAATAAAACTAATGTATATACAGAACTATGTAATTACAGAACTACAGAATATTTATTAAagtcaagagagggagagagggagggagggagggggggagggagggagagaggagggaggggagggagggaggagggaggaagagggagagaagagagagagagagagggagagggagggagggagggaggaggagggagagggagggaggaggagagagagaagaagggagagagaagagaggagagagggaggggagaagaggagagaggagggagggagagggagagagagagagggaggagagagagagagggagggagagagagagagaggagggaggaagagagagaggagggaggaagagagagagagagagggagggaggaagagagagggagggggagagagagaaagagggagggagagagagagagggagggagagagagagagagggagggagggaggagggagagagggagggagggagggaggaggagggagagagagagagagagagagggagggagagagagggaaagaggggagagggagagggggagggaggggaggggaggagggaggagagagggagagagagagaggagagaagagaagagagagagagaagagagagagagggaggagagagggaggggagggagggaggagggatggagggagagagggagaagggagggagggagggagagaaggggagggagagggagagagagaggagagggagggagggaggaggaggagaggagagaagaggagagagagagagagagagagggagagatgggagagagagagagagagagagggagagagagagagggagagaggagagagaggagaggagagagagaggagagagagagagagagagagaggagagagaagagagagagagagagagaagagagagaggagagagagagagagtagtgtgaATATCTGAAGGTTAATAAAGTGATAGGCAGTAATGGACCGTCGCTAAGCATCATGGGACTTCTGTGATGTTACAGagttcaacccacataatgcatagtgcatttaatgtttaGAAATAAATTATTGAAATCGAAAAACCAGgattatttttttcattaatcgAACCGAAACCGAACCGACCTCACGAAGCAGCAGTAATTGCTCAGcactagtgtttgtgtgtgtgtgtgtttgtgtgtttgtgtgtttgtgtgtgtgtgtgtgtttgtgtgtgtgtgtatggtgtgtgtgtgtgtatggtgtgtgtgtgtgtatggtgtgtgtgtgtgtatggtgtgtgtgtgtgtatggtgtgtgtgtgtgtgtgtgtgtgtgtgtgtgtgcttgtgtgtgtttgtgtgtgtgtgtgtggtgtatggtgtgtggtgtgtggtgtatggtgtgtggtgtatggtgtgtggtgtatggtgtgtggtgtatggtgtatggtgtgtgtgtatggtgtgtggtgtatggtgtgtgtgtgtatggtgtgtggtgtatggtgtatggtgtgtggtgtatggtgtgtggtgttgtggtgtatggtgtgtggtgtatggtgtgtgtggtgtatggtgtgtggtgtgtggttgtgtgtgtatggtgtgtgggtgtatggtgtttggtgtatggtgtgtggtgtgtggttgtatggtgtgtggtgtgtggtgtatggtgtgtggtgtatggtgtgtggtgttggGTATGGTGTGTGTCACCTTGATGAACTGTGGTTTAGCCAGCCTGACGGTGTGCTACGAAGCAGACCAGGTCATCAAAGGCAGGTTGTAGGGATCTCTGTAACACTCCTGCTAAACCATTCCTGGTGTGTTGTTGGgactagagggaggagaggacgaggagaggagaggagaggagaggagaggagaggagaggagaggagaggagaggagggagaggatgagaggagaggagaaggagggggagacggAGGGGAGAGGGCGAGTGAGGGGAGGtgatgggaggaggggggagaggagaggggaggggaggggaggagaggagagcgttaccaggagaggagaggaggggagaggagaggagaggagaggagaggaggaggagaggaggaggagaggagaggagaggagaggagaggagaggagaggagaggagagaggggggagaggagaggggagaggggagaggaggggggagaggagaggggagaggggagaggagaggggaggggaggggggagaggagaggggaggagaggagagcgttaccaggagaggagaggagaggagagaagaggaggggggagaggagaggggaggggaggtgaggggaggagggaggggaggagagcgttacgaggagaggagaggagaggagaggagaggagaggagaggagaggagaggagaggagaggagaggagaggagaggagaggagaggaggggaggggaggggaggggaggagaggagagcgttaccaggagaggagagcgttaccaggagaggagaggaggagaggagaggagaggagaggagaggagaggagaggagaggagaggagaggagagcgttaCCATGAGTAGAAACCAGAACAGACGATCAAAATAACAGCTGTTTATTCTGTTCTCCAGCTGATAAAACAAGAACAGTTTCTAAGGAAACCAGACGCTCACCGTCGTTCAGCGACTTGAAGTTGCCGATGAATTTGACGCGTTCGTAGACGGCAGGTTCTTTAGGGTCGATGGTTCCTCTCAACACGTGGCAACAAAACTCCAGCTGGTTCTTGGCTGTAATCACGATTAAAATATCAAACACAACGAACACCAACCTTAACTACGTTTACAATCATTTCTCTGAAAAACATTTTTACAGtgtttacaattttttttacagATACAACATGGCCGATTATATTTGCAGATGAATGCTTGCAGTGTATAACAAGTGATCTGATTGGACGGCAGTGTATATGAAGCGACGTGATAAGGTGGCAATGTGATTGGGTGTTACTCACTCTTGAGGTACTCTGGTCCGAGGCTCTCGGGGTCGGAGGGGTGTTTGGAGAGAGCCTTGTACACCTCCGAGTGTTCATTCAGGGGGAGGAAGTTTAACAGGTTCTGGTCCTGCAGGTCCGACTGGGGAAcgagcacacacacccacacacacacacaacacacacacaccacattgaGTTCAACACAACTGGGGAAGGTATAGAAACATTTTATTGTACACTTTCACATCCAAGTACATTTTTAAGTAGGAAACGTAATGAATTGTAATTAGTAAATTGCATGCCAGCAGCACACCACCCTGTGTcctactgctggcttgcttcagaagctaagcagggtcggtcctgattggtccctggatgggagaccaccctgtgtcctactgctggcttgcttcagaagctaagcagggtcggtcctgattggtccctggatgggagaccaccctgtgtcccactgctggcttgtttcagaagctaagcagggtcggtcctgattggtccctggatgggagaccaccctgtgtcccactgctggcttgtttcagaagctaagcagggtcggtcctgattggtccctggatgggagaccaccctgtgtcccactgctggcttgcttcagAAGCTAAGCAAGGTCGGTCCTgattggtccctggatgggagaccaccctgtgtcccactgctggcttgtttcagaagctaagcagggtcggtcctgattggtccctggatgggagaccagatgctactggaagtggtgttgaagggccagtaggaggcactctttcttctggtcttaataaaataaaatcataataatattgccctgtgtagggtgctgtctttcgttAAACAGGTGTCGTAACTCTCTGAGGTCACTAAAAATCCCTTGGCACTGTAAAAATGTTTTTCAGAGAAATGATTGTAAACGTAGTTAAGGTTGGTGTTCGTTAAGTGCCAAGGGATTCCAGGCTAAACTCCCAatatggccacctaatcatcctcagcttccaattggctcattcatccccctcctctgtaactattccccaggtcgttgctgtaaatgatcatgtgttctcagtcaacttacctggtcaaATTATATCAGATAATGCTACTCTTGGTACTATGCATTGGAACCAAACCCTTCTGTCCAATAGTATTGTGGTACTATGCATTGGAACCAAACCCTTCTGTCCAATAGTATTGTGGTACTATGCATTGGAACCAAACCCTTCTGTCCAATAGTATTGTGGTACTATGCATTGGAAACAAACCCTTCTGTCCAATAGGATTGTGGTACGAATCGAAACACAGACAGTCCGACTCACCGGCAGGTGTTCCAGTAAGGAGGTGACGCTCTCAGAGACATAGATGATGTTCCCGTCTGTCATTATCGCTATGAAGAATCCATCTAGAGCCtaacaacacaacattacacttTAGTTAATATGACTGTAACCAGTCTGTCATTACTACTGTGAAGAATCCATCCAGAgcctaacacaacattacacttTAGTTAATACGACTGTTACagtagggtagtactgtagtagtagtaatattagggtagtactgtagtagtattaataatagtagggtagtactgtagtagtaatagtagtgtaatactgtagtaatattagtaatagtaggatagtactgtagtagtattaataatagtagggtagtactgtagtaatattagtaatagtagggtaatactgtagtagtattagtagggtagtactgtagtagtagtaatagtagtagggtagtactgtagtagtagtaatagtagtagggtagtactgtagtagtaatagtagtgtaatactgtagtaatattagtaatagtaggatagtactgtagtagtattaaTAATAGTAGGGTAGTACTGTAATAGTAGGGtaatactgtagtagtattaATAATAGTAGGGTAGTACTGTAATAGTAGGGtaatactgtagtagtattaataatagtagggtagtactgtagtaatattagtattagtagggtagtactgtagtaatattagtattagtagggtagtactgtagtagtaatagtagggtaatactgtagtaatattagtaatagtagggtaatactgtagtagtattagtagggtagtacagtagtagtattagtagggtaatactgtagtaatattagtaatagtagggtagtattgtagtagtattagtggggtagtactgtagtagtaatagggtagtactgtagtagtagtaatagtagagtagtactgtagtagtagcattagtagagtagtactgtagtagtaatagggtagtactgtagtagtagtaatagtagggtagtactgtagtagtagtaatagtagggtagtactatagtagtagtaatagtagagtagtactgtagtagtattagtagggtaatactgtagtagtaatagtagggtaatactgtagtagtagtagtagtaatagcagggtagtattgtagtagtattagtagggtaatactgtagtaatattaaTAATAGTAGggtagtattgtagtagtattagtagggtagtactgtagtagtaatagtagggtaatactgtagtaatattagtaatagtagggtagtattgtagtagtattagtagggtagtacagtagtagtaatagtagggtaatactgtagtaatactagTAATAGTAGggtagtattgtagtagtattagtagggtAGTActgtattagtaatagtagtgtaatactgtagtaatattagtaatagtaggatagtactgtagtagtattaataatagtagggtagtactgtagtaatattagtattagtagggtagtactgtagtagtaatagtagggtaatactgtagtaatattagtaatagtagggtaatactgtagtagtattagtagggtagtactgtagtagtagtaatagtagtagggtagtactgtagtagtagtaatagtagtagggtagtactgtagtagtaatagtagtgtaatactgtagtaatattagtaatagtaggatagtactgtagtagtattaataatagtagggtagtactgtagtaatattagtattagtagggtagtactgtagtaatattagtattagtagggtagtactgtagtagtaatagtagggtaatactgtagtaatattagtaatagtagggtaatactgtagtagtattagtagggtagtactgtagtagtattagtagggtaatactgtagtaatattagtaatagtagggtagtattgtagtagtattagtggggtagtactgtagtagtaatagggtagtactgtagtagtaatagggtagtactgtagtagtagtaatagtagagtagtactgtagtagtagtattagtagagtagtactgtagtagtaatagggtagtactgtagtagtagtaatagtagggtagtactgtagtagtagtaatagtagggtagtactgtagtagtagtaatagtagagtagtactgtagtagtattagtagggtaatactgtagtagtaatagtagggtaatactgtagtagtagtagtagtaatagcagggtagtattgtagtagtattagtagggtaatactgtagtaatattagtaatagtagggtagtactgtagtagtaatagtagggtagtattgtagtagtattagtagggtagtacagtagtagtaatagtagggtaatactgtagtaatactagTAATAGTAGggtagtattgtagtagtattagtagggtagtacagtagtagtaatagtagggtaatactgtagtaatattagtaatagtagggtagtattgtagtagtattagtagtgtagtacagtagtagtagtattagtagggtagtactgtagtagtaatagtagggtagtattgtagtagtattagtagggtagtacagtagtagtagtaatagtagggtaatactgtagtaatattagtaatagtagggtagtattgtagtagtattagtagggtagtattgtagtagtattagtagggtagtacagtagtagtattagtagggtagtacagtagtagtaatcgtagggtagtacagtagtagtattagtagggtagtacagtagtagtaatcgtagggtaatactgtagtaatattagtattagtagggtagtacagtagtagtaatagtagggtagtgcagtagtagtattagtagggtagtacagtagtagtaatcGTAGGGTAATGTTGTGTATCTCACCTCCAGCATGAGCTGGGTGAACTCCTCGTTGCTAAGGAACGGAGgtttccagtcctgtctgatctCACTGGACTCAGACTGAGCAGAGATCTCTGTTAGAGACACATacacatcatagtgtttagaaatATACATGAGAATACGCAcaaagggcctcccgggtggcgcagtggttaagggcgctgtactgcagcgccagctgtgccatcagagtccctgggttcgcgcccaggctctgtcgtaaccgggaggtccgtggggcgacgcacaattggcctagcgtcgcctgggttagggagggcttggtcggtagggatgtccttgtctcatcgcgcaccagcgactcctgtggcgggccgggcgcagtgcgcgctaaccaaggttgccaggtgcacggtgtttcctccgacacattggtgcggctggcttccgggttgggatgcgcgctgtgttaagaagcagtgcggcttggttgggttgtgtatcggaggacgcatgactttcaaccttcgtctctcccgagcccgtacgggagttgtagcgatgagacaagatagtagctactaaaacaattggacaccacgaaaaaggggtaaaaattaaAATTAAGAGAATACGCACAATATACTATATAGAAATTATACATCCGAATACACCATTTATACAATACAGTCAACTTCTGATCCTGATAAGATCATAAAGGAACCTTCACCAGTCAACTTCTGATCCTGATAAGAACATAAAGGGACCTTCACCAGTCAACTTCTGATCCTGATAAGAACATAACATAAAGGGACCTTCACCAGTCAACTTCTGATCCTGATAAGATCACAAAGGGACCTTCaccagtcaacttctgaccctgATAAGAACATAACATAAAGGGACCTTCACCAGTCAACTTCTGATCCTGATAAGAACATAAAGGGACCTTCACCAGTCAACTTCTGATCCTGATAAGATCATAAAGGGACCTTAaccagtcaacttctgaccctgATAAGATCACAAAGGGACCTTCACCAGTCAACTTCTGATCCTGATAAGAACAGAACATAAAGGGACCTTCACCGGTTAACTTCTGATCCTGATAAGAACAGAACATAAAGGGACCTTCaccagtcaacttctgaccctgATAATAACATAAAGGGACCTTCACCAGTCAACTTCTGATCCTGATGAGAACAGAACATAAAGGGACCTTCaccagtcaacttctgaccctgATAATAACATAAAGGGACCTTCACCAGTCAACTTCTGATCCTGATAAGTACAGATCAAAGGGACCTTCACCAGTCAACTTCTGCCCCTGATAAGAACATAAAGGGACCTTCaccagtcaacttctgaccctgATAATAACAGAACATAAAGGGACCTTCaccagtcaacttctgaccctgATAAGAACATAAAGGGACCTTCaccagtcaacttctgaccctgATAAGAACATAAAGGGACCTTCaccagtcaacttctgaccctgATAAGAACATAAAGGGACCTTCaccagtcaacttctgaccctgATGAGAACAGAACATAAAGGGACCTTCACCAGTCAACTTCTGATCCTGATAAGAACAGATCAAAGGGACCTTCaccagtcaacttctgaccctgATAAGATCATAAAGGGACCTTCaccagtcaacttctgaccctgATGAGAACAGAACATAAAGGGACCTTCACCAGTCAACTTCTGATCCTGATAAGAACATAAAGGGACCTTCaccagtcaacttctgaccctgATAAGAACATAAAGGGACCTTCaccagtcaacttctgaccctgATAATAACATAAAGGGACCTTCACCAGTCAACTTTTGACCCTGATGAGAACAGAACATAAAGGGACCTTCaccagtcaacttctgaccctgATAAGATCAGCTCATAAAGAGACCTTCACCAGTCAACTTCTGATCCTGATAAGAACAGATCAAAGGGACCTTCaccagtcaacttctgaccctgATAAGAACAGATCAAAGGGACCTTCACCAGTCAACTTCTGATCCTGATAAGAACAGATCAAAGGGACCTTCaccagtcaacttctgaccctgATAAGATCATAAAGGGACCTTCaccagtcaacttctgaccctgATAAGAACATAAAGGGACCTTCaccagtcaacttctgaccctgATAAGATCATAAAGGGACCTTCaccagtcaacttctgaccctgATAAGAACAGAACATAAAGGGACCTTCACCAGTCAACTTCTGATCCTGATAAGAACATAAAGGGACCTTCaccagtcaacttctgaccctgATAAGATCATAAAGGGACCTTCACCAGTCAACTTCTGATCCTGATAAGAACATAAAGGGACCTTCACCAGTCAACTTCTGATCCTGATAAGAACATAAAGGGACCTTCACCAGTACctaaaatattatattttaaaaCACTATTTGCTCCTCATTTCTTCAATGCACACTCCTCAATAATGTAAGTATTCATGATAATACTCAAGAATAATTACCATTTTAGTTATATGTCCATGACTCTCAAAAGCAACAGTTCCGTTTGTTCATCACAACAACAGGAAGTAGAAACAGAAAGGGGTAGTAAAGGGGCGGGTACCGTTGTGTTTACACAGGAAGTCGATGCTCTTCTGCAGGATGGTGGACTTGTCCATCTTGCGTGTGATGCCAGGCAACATGGTGCCCAGCTCCTTGATGAGGACATTGAACTGGTCTCGTCTCTTCTTCTCTGACTTGTTACGCGACACGCTGTGGATTACAATCGATTACATATTACAACACGCTGTGGATTACAATCGATTACATATTACAACACGCTGTGGATTACAATCGATAACAGATTACAATGGAGTATACTTTAAAAAAGACCATTCAATGAAGAATTAGAATGGAGAGTCACTAGCCCTTTTTATCAGTTGGGTAGTTACAATTATCTATCTATCAGTCTCACTGAATGGCAACGTGTCCCGTTTCAGCTGATCAGGGCCTAAGTGATTAGTTATGTGAAACAGCTGTGTGTTAGTTCTGTTTCAGCTGATCAGGGCCTAAGTGATTAGTTATGTGAATCAGCTGTGTGTTAGTCCTGTTTCAGCTAATCAGGGCCTAAGTGATTAGTTATGTGAATCAGCTGTGTGTTAGTCCTGTTTCAGCTGATCAGGGCCTAAGTGATTAGTTCTGTGAATCAGCTGTGTGTGTTAGTCCTGTTTCAGCTAATCAGGGCCTAAGTGATTCGTTATGTGAATCAGCTGTGTGTTAGTCCCGTTTCAGCTAATCAGGGCCTAAGTGATTAGTTATGTGAATCAGCTGTGTGTTAGGCCCTGATTAGCTGAAACGGGACTAAGTGATTAGTTATGTGAATCAGCTGTGTGTTAGTCCTGTTTCAGCTGATCAGGGCCTAAGTGATTAGTTATGTGAATCAGCTGTGTGTTAGTCCTGTTTCAGCTGATCAGGGCCTAAGTGATTAGTTATGTGAATCAGCTGTGAGTTAGTCCTGTTTCAGCTGATCAGGGCCTAAGTGATTAGTTATGTGAATCATCTGTGTGTGTTAGTCCTGTTTCAGCTGATCAGGGCCTAAGTGATTAGTTATGTGAATCAGCTGTGTGTGTTAGTCCTGTTTCAGCTGATCAGGGCCTAAGTGATTAGTTATGTGAATCAGCTGTGTGTGTTAGTCCTGTTTCAGCTGATCAGGGCCTAAGTGATTAGTTATGTGAATCAGCTGTGTGTTAGTCCTGTTTCAGCTGATCAGGGCCTAAGTGATTAGTTATGTGAATCAGCTGTGTGTGTTAGTCCTGTTTCAGCTGATCAGGACCTAAGTGATTAGTTATGTGAATCAGCCTTGTGTTAGTCCTGTTTCAGCTGATCAGGGTCTAAGTGATTAGTTAGGTGAATCAGCTGTGTGTTAGTCCTGTTTCAGCTAATCAGGGCCTAAGTGATTAGTTATGTGAATCAGCTGAGTATTAGTCCTGTTTCAGCTAATCAGGGCTTTAGTGTTAGTTGTGATTTGGAGGTCACGGAGGTGATGTCACGGCGGTGATGTCACGGCGGTGATGTCACGGTGGTGATGTCTAACCGTTTTGCTTTGTCCTTCTCATCTTCATCCATCGACCCGTCGAAGATGCTAGAATCATCCCTGAGAAAGGAAAAGGCTTATGTTAGGGCTATGTTTGAAATAAATCATCTGAAAATAGTTATTATAACATTTAACAATATGCCAtcctgagtatgtgtgtgtatgtgtgtgagagatagagagaaagagagattgtgagagagagggaaagagagattgtgtgagagattgggagagagagagagattgggagagagagagaaagagattgtgagagagagagagattgtgagagagattgtgagagagatagagagagagattgtgagagagatagagagagagagagattgtgagagagatagagagagagagattgtgagaaagagagagagagagaaagagattgtgagaaagagagagaaagagattgtgagaaagaga
The nucleotide sequence above comes from Oncorhynchus kisutch isolate 150728-3 unplaced genomic scaffold, Okis_V2 scaffold976, whole genome shotgun sequence. Encoded proteins:
- the LOC116363971 gene encoding circadian locomoter output cycles protein kaput-like, yielding MTSSIGDDSSIFDGSMDEDEKDKAKRVSRNKSEKKRRDQFNVLIKELGTMLPGITRKMDKSTILQKSIDFLCKHNEISAQSESSEIRQDWKPPFLSNEEFTQLMLEALDGFFIAIMTDGNIIYVSESVTSLLEHLPSDLQDQNLLNFLPLNEHSEVYKALSKHPSDPESLGPEYLKTKNQLEFCCHVLRGTIDPKEPAVYERVKFIGNFKSLNDGERLVSLETVLVLSAGEQNKQLLF